In the genome of Sander vitreus isolate 19-12246 chromosome 13, sanVit1, whole genome shotgun sequence, one region contains:
- the taf1 gene encoding transcription initiation factor TFIID subunit 1 isoform X1, producing the protein MSDSDSDEDQDRPFSLTGFLFGNINEDGQLEDDSVLDNESKKHLAGLGSLGLGSLITEITANEEGDQDESRDSGSVDAEGWVKSTDDAVDYSDISEVAEDETKKYRQAMGSLQPSRKTDDEDDYDADCEDIDSKLMPPPPPPSLPTAAKKEEPSSPSTNVGEEGDGIILPSIIAPSSTADKVDFSSSSDSESETDRPCQGLGAGGPPDSLNLPLAGIMQKDAAKALPGVTQLFPEFRPGRVLRFLRLFGPGKNMPSVWRSARRKKKRKHRDPQPGTPPPEGEPTEQSQEKKSGWLYEYAPPPPPEQCLSDDEITMMAPVESKFSQTCGDGDKEAESRPKVAEWRYGPAQLWYDMLGVSEDGSNFNYGLKLKEHQSSEPQQQDTPNEITATPHEFLRREADDDDNNDDEDKELSALENELFLMVTQLKWEDDIIWNGEDIKHKGTKTQRASLAGWLPSSMTRNANAYNAQQGLTRSNSQLVPPTPPPMPKVSSISGSKREKNSHENQSFQEEDSPWFSIFPIDSEELVYGRWEDNIIWDDQEMEHMLMPPVLTLDPNDENIILEIPNEKEEMTSHSPSKENKKETAIKKSRILLGKTGVIKDEPQQNMSQPEQKDPWNLSNDEFYYPKQQGLRGTFGGNIIQHSIPALELRQPFFPTHMGPMKLRQFHRPNLKKYSFGSLAQPGPHAVQPLLKHIKKKAKMREQERQASGGGDMFFMRTPQDLTGKDGELILAEYSEEYPPLIMQVGLATKIKNYYKRKPGKDPGAPDCKYGETVYCHTSPFLGSLHPGQLLQAFENNLFRAPIYLHKMPETDFLVLRTRHGYYIRELVDIVVVGQQCPLFEVPGPNSKRANTHIRDFLQVFIYRLFWKSKDRPRRIRMEDIKKAFPSHSESSIRKRLKLCADFKRTGMDSNWWVLKPDFRLPTEEEIRAMVSPEQCCAYYSMLVAEQRLKDAGYGEKSFFAPEEENEEDFQMKIDDEVRTAPWNTTRAFISAMKGKCLLEVTGVADPTGCGEGFSYVKVPNKPTQQKDDKEPQPAKKTVTGTDADLRRLSLKNAKQLLRKFGVPEEEIKKLSRWEVIDVVRTMSTEQARSGEGPMSKFARGSRFSVAEHQERYKEECQRIFDLQNKVLESTEVLSTDTDSSSAEDSDFEEMGKNIENMLQNKKTSSQLSREREEQERKELQRMLMGEESDRDHKGRKERRKGLSSSLSTSSHKDDDTSSVTSLNSSATGRRLKIYRTFRDEDGKEYVRCETVRKASVIDAYTRIRTTKDDEFIRKFALFDEQHREEMRKERRRIQEQLRRLKRNQEKDKIKGPPEKKVKKVKERPDLKVKLKCGACGAIGHMRTNKFCPLYYQTNAPPSNPVAMTEEQEEELEKTVIHNDNEELIKVEGTKIVLGKQLIESADEVRRKSLVLKFPKQQLPPKKKRRVGNAVHCDYLNKPHKAIHRRRTDPMVTLSSVLESIINDMRDHPNTYPFHTPVNAKVVKDYYKIITRPMDLQTLRENVRKRLYPSREEFREAVEVIVKNSATYNGAKHPITQVAQSMLDLCDAKLREKEDRLVRLEKAINPLLDDDDQVAFSFILDNIVTQKMMVVPDSWPFHHPVNKKFVPDYYKVIVSPMDLENIRKNISKHKYQNRDAFLSDVSLIHANSIKYNGPDSPYTKTALDIVNVCKQTLAEYDEHLTQLEKDISTAKEAALDAADLESLDPMTPGPYTPQGRHGRRPGEEESDVDIEGFEEEDDGKPKTPAPAEDADRDLEDEDDEEDMLLPPRRQMHDQEEEEEEEEEDGLSNRPAQASVLYQDLLMSDGEDDASEEEGDNPFSSIHLSESGSDSDRELDVRPAPPRRAQETARMGMEQDESMMSYEGDGPDGPHMEDSNVSYGSYEETESRSHMQPSSMGNGEDYGISEEEEEDEEDEARRRGPAVLSQVQLSEDEESEEFRSIGGDSDMDSDN; encoded by the exons ATGTCGGACTCAGACAGTGACGAGGATCAAGATCGCCCTTTCTCTCTTACTGGATTCCTCTTCGGAAACATCAATGAAGATGGACAGCTAGAGGATGACAGTGTTCTGGACAAT GAGTCCAAAAAGCATTTGGCTGGTTTGGGTAGTCTGGGTCTGGGCTCACTCATTACAGAGATCACTGCCAATGAGGAGGGTGATCAAGATGAAAGCAGAGACTCTGGTAGTGTGGATGCAGAAG GTTGGGTGAAAAGCACGGACGATGCAGTTGATTATTCTGACATTAGTGAAGTTGCTGAGGATGAGACAAAAAAGTACCGTCAGGCCATGGGGTCTTTGCAGCCCAGCAGGAAAACAG ATGACGAGGATGACTATGATGCTGACTGCGAGGATATTGATTCTAAGCTTAtgcctcctccaccaccaccaagtCTTCCTACAGCTGCTAAGAAAGAGGAACCCTCCTCTCCAAGCACAAATG TTGGGGAAGAGGGGGATGGCATCATCCTGCCCTCCATCATCGCGCCATCCTCTACGGCTGATAAGGTTGACTTCAGCAGCTCCTCAGACTCTGAGTCAGAAACTGACCGTCCCTGCCAGGGTTTGGGGGCTGGAGGCCCCCCAGATAGTCTCAACCTCCCTCTTGCTGGCATCATGCAGAAAGATGCTGCCAAAGCGCTGCCAGGTGTCACACAGCTCTTCCCAGAGTTTAGGCCTGGAAGG GTGCTTAGGTTCTTACGACTGTTTGGTCCTGGAAAGAACATGCCATCCGTTTGGAGGAGTGCCCGCAGGAAGAAGAAGCGGAAGCACAGAGACCCTCAGCCTGGGACACCACCTCCAGAAGGAGAGCCCACAGAGCAAAGCCAGGAGAAGAAGTCTGGATGGCTTTACGAGTACGCACCCCCTCCACCCCCAGAGCAGTGTCTCTCTGATGATGAG ATAACCATGATGGCCCCAGTAGAATCGAAGTTCTCACAAACTTGTGGTGATGGGGACAAGGAGGCAGAGTCTCGACCTAAAGTAGCAGAATGGAGATATGGTCCAGCCCAGCTCTGGTACGACATGCTAGGCGTCTCTGAGGATGGAAGCAACTTCAACTACGGCTTAAAGCTAAAAGAACACCAGAGCAGTGAGCCTCAGCAGCAGGACACGCCGAATGAAATAACTGCGACTCCACATGAG TTTCTGAGGCGGGAGGCCGACGACGATGATAATAACGATGATGAAGATAAGGAGTTATCAGCCCTTGAGAATGAGCTCTTCCTGATGGTCACTCAACTGAAATGGGAGGACGATATCATCTGGAATGGGGAGGACATAAAACACAAGGGCACAAAGACTCAGCGAGCCAGCCTGGCAGGATGGCTGCCCTCTAGCATGACCCGCAATGCCAACGCTTATAACGCCCAGCAGG GTCTAACAAGAAGTAATTCCCAGTTGGTGCCACCTACGCCTCCCCCCATGCCCAAAGTTTCTTCAATCTCTGGCTCTAAGCGTGAAAAAAACAGCCATGAAAATCAAT CCTTTCAGGAAGAAGACTCTCCCTGGTTCTCCATTTTCCCCATTGACAGTGAGGAGTTAGTGTATGGACGCTGGGAAGATAACATAATCTGGGATGACCAGGAGATGGAACACATGCTCATGCCACCTGTTCTTACACTGGATCCCAATGATGAAAATATAATCCTAG AAATCCCTAATGAAAAGGAGGAGATGACTTCCCACTCCCCATCAAAAGAGAATAAGAAGGAAACAGCAATCAAAAAGAGCCGCATCCTGCTGGGGAAAACTGGGGTGATAAAAGATGAGCCACAGCAG aacaTGTCCCAGCCTGAACAAAAAGACCCCTGGAACCTCTCCAATGATGAGTTCTACTATCCTAAACAGCAGGGCCTGAGGGGGACTTTCGGTGGCAACATCATTCAG CACTCCATCCCCGCACTGGAGCTAAGGCAGCCCTTCTTCCCCACTCACATGGGGCCCATGAAGCTGCGCCAGTTTCATCGACCGAATCTGAAGAAGTACTCATTTGGATCTTTGGCTCAGCCCGGTCCCCATGCTGTCCAACCACTGCTCAAACACATTAAGAAAAAGGCCAAG aTGCGAGAGCAGGAGCGACAGGCGTCAGGAGGAGGAGACATGTTCTTCATGCGAACCCCACAGGACTTGACGGGTAAAGATGGAGAACTGATCCTGGCCGAGTACAGTGAAGAATACCCCCCTCTCATCATGCAAGTCGGCTTGGCCACTAAGATCAAAAACTACTACAAAAGG AAACCTGGAAAAGATCCTGGAGCACCCGACTGCAAATATGGAGAGACTGTGTACTGCCACACATCCCCTTTCCTGGGTTCTCTTCATCCTGGACAGCTGCTCCAG gcATTTGAAAACAACCTTTTCCGTGCTCCAATCTACCTGCACAAGATGCCAGAGACGGATTTCTTGGTTCTGCGAACGCGACACGGCTACTACATCAGAGAGCTTGTGGACATAGTTGTAGTTGGTCAGCAGTGCCCCTTATTTGAGGTTCCAGGGCCCAATTCCAAACGAGCCAATACTCACATCAGAGACTTCTTACAG GTGTTCATTTACCGCTTGTTCTGGAAGAGCAAGGATCGGCCAAGGAGAATCCGCATGGAGGATATAAAGAAAGCTTTTCCCTCACACTCAGAGAGCAGCATCAGAAAACGACTAAAACTCTGTGCTGACTTCAAACGTACAG GGATGGACTCTAACTGGTGGGTGCTTAAGCCTGACTTCCGATTGCCTACAGAGGAGGAGATCAGGGCCATGGTGTCTCCAGAGCAGTGCTGTGCTTACTATAGCATGCTGGTGGCAGAGCAGAGACTCAAG GATGCTGGATATGGTGAGAAATCCTTCTTTGCTCCAGAGGAGGAGAACGAAGAGGACTTTCAAATGAAGATTGATGATGAG GTGCGGACAGCCCCCTGGAACACAACAAGAGCCTTCATTTCTGCCATGAAGGGGAAATGCCTGTTGGAAGTTACAGGCGTGGCTGATCCTACAGGCTGTGGAGAGGGTTTCTCCTACGTCAAAGTGCCCAACAAGCCCACTCAACAGAAG GATGACAAAGAGCCGCAGCCTGCCAAAAAGACAGTGACGGGGACAGACGCTGACCTGAGGAGACTCTCACTGAAGAATGCCAAGCAGCTGCTGCGCAAGTTTGGTGTTCCAGAGGAAGAG ATCAAGAAGCTCTCACGCTGGGAGGTGATTGATGTGGTGAGAACCATGTCCACAGAGCAGGCGCGTTCAGGTGAGGGACCCATGAGCAAGTTTGCCAGAGGCTCTCGTTTCTCCGTTGCGGAACACCAGGAGCGCTACAAGGAAGAGTGCCAGAGGATCTTTGACCTGCAGAACAA AGTGTTAGAGTCGACAGAGGTGCTctccacagacacagacagcagcTCGGCGGAGGACAGTGACTTTGAGGAGATGGGGAAGAACATTGAGAACATGCTTCAGAACAAGAAGACCAGCTCCCAGCTTTCCCGCGAGAGGGAGGAGCAGGAGAGGAAGGAGCTGCAGAGGATGCTAATGGGCGAGGAGAGCGACCGTGACCACAAGGGACGCAAGGAGCGGCGCAAAGGcttgt CCAGCTCCTTATCCACCAGTTCCCACAAGGACGATGACACTTCCTCCGTCACCAGCCTAAACTCCTCGGCCACAGGACGGCGACTCAAGATCTATCGCACCTTCAGGGATGAGGACGGCAAGGAATATGTTCGCTGCGAGACAGTTCGCAAGGCTTCTGTCATTGACGCCTACACCAGGATCCGAACCACCAAGGATGATGAATTCAT ACGAAAGTTTGCCCTCTTCGATGAGCAGCACagagaggagatgaggaagGAGCGCCGGCGTATTCAGGAGCAGCTGAGGAGGCTGAAGAGAAACCAAGAGAAAGACAAGATCAAGGGACCTCCAGAGAAGAAGGTCAAGAAGGTCAAAGAGAGACCAGACCTCAAGGTAAAA TTAAAGTGCGGAGCATGTGGAGCCATTGGACACATGAGGACCAACAAGTTTTGCCCGCTGTACTATCAGACCAACGCCCCACCTTCTAACCCAGTTGCCATGACAGAGGAGCAAGAGGAGGAGCTGGAAAAGACTGTCATCCACAACGACAATGAGGAACTGATCAAGGTGGAGGGCACCAAAATTGTGTTGGGCAAACAACTCATTGAAAG CGCTGATGAAGTGCGCAGAAAGTCTTTAGTGCTCAAGTTCCCCAAGCAACAGCTCCCACCAAAGAAGAAGAGACGCGTAGGCAACGCTGTGCACTGTGACTACCTCAAT AAACCCCACAAGGCCATCCACCGCAGACGCACGGACCCCATGGTGACCTTGTCTTCTGTGCTAGAGAGCATCATCAATGACATGCGGGATCACCCCAAT ACATATCCATTCCACACACCAGTGAATGCTAAGGTTGTGAAGGACTACTATAAGATCATCACACGGCCCATGGACCTGCAGACGCTAAGGGAGAATGTACGTAAGCGACTGTACCCATCCAGGGAGGAGTTCCGTGAAGCAGTGGAGGTTATCGTCAAAAACAGCGCCACCTACAATG GGGCAAAACATCCAATAACACAGGTAGCACAGTCCATGCTGGACCTGTGTGATGCTAAACTGAGAGAG aAGGAGGACAGGCTGGTAAGGCTGGAGAAAGCCATCAACCCCTTGCTGGATGATGATGATCAGGTGGCCTTCTCCTTCATTCTAGACAACATTGTGACCCAGAAAATGATGGTGGTTCCTGAT TCATGGCCATTTCACCATCCTGTCAACAAAAAGTTTGTGCCCGACTATTATAAGGTGATTGTGAGCCCAATGGATCTGGAGAACATCCGCAAG AACATCTCCAAACACAAATACCAGAACCGAGATGCGTTCCTTTCAGATGTCAGTCTCATTCACGCCAACAGTATCAAGTACAATG GCCCAGACAGTCCTTACACCAAGACAGCCCTGGATATTGTCAATGTGTGCAAGCAAACCTTGGCAGAG TATGATGAGCACTTGACCCAGTTGGAGAAGGACATCTCTACTGCTAAAGAGGCAGCTCTAGATGCAGCTGACTTGGAGAGTCTGGACCCAATGACGCCTGGGCCATACACACCGCAG GGTCGCCACGGCAGAAGACCTGGGGAGGAAGAGTCAGATGTGGACATTGAAGGCTTTGAGGAGGAAGATGATGGCAAACCCAAAACCCCTGCTCCT GCAGAGGACGCAGACAGAGATCTTGAGGacgaagatgatgaagaggacaTGTTGCTGCCGCCTCGCAGACAGATGCACGaccaggaggaagaggaggaggaggaggaagaggacggACTATCTAACCGCCCAGCCCAAGCCAGCGTGCTGTACCAGGATCTGCTCATGTCTGACGGAGAGGACGATGCCAGCGAAGAGGAGGGCGACAACCCTTTCTCCT CCATACACCTGTCGGAGAGTGGTAGCGATTCTGATAGAGAGTTGGATGTGCGACCTGCCCCTCCACGGAGAGCTCAAGAGACGGCCCGCATGGGCATGGAGCAAGACGAGAGCATGATGTCATATGAAGGGGACGGGCCTGATGGGCCTCACATGGAAGACAGCAATGTCAG TTACGGCAGCTATGAGGAGACAGAGAGCCGGAGTCACATGCAGCCCTCTAGCATGGGGAATGGAGAAGACTACGGCATCagcgaagaggaggaggaagatgaagaagatgaaGCACGGAGGAGAGGCCCAGCTGTGCTCTCCCAGGTCCAGCTCAGTGAAGACGAGGAGAGCGAAGAATTCAGATCTATAGGGGGAGACAGCGACATGGACTCTGACAACTAG